From Litorilinea aerophila, a single genomic window includes:
- a CDS encoding DegT/DnrJ/EryC1/StrS family aminotransferase has protein sequence MSKVQIETNWISSAGSFIREFEAKFAEAVGTRYGIACANGTVAMHLALATLGLEPGDEVILPTFTMIATINAVTYCGATPVLVDSEPEYWQMDINQVADKITPRTRAILPVHIYGHPVDMDPLMALAERHGIAVIEDAAEAHGARYKGRPCGSLGHAAGFSFYGNKIITTGEGGMITTNDRELARLAWNLRDHAFSTERHFWHKFVGFNYRMTNLQAAVGLAQVEQLATFVEARRRNAREYTARLQGIPGITTPPEAPWATNVYWMYGILVDREAYGMGRDELRKVLADHGIETRTFFIPMHCQPIYWQRFKGQRYPVAERLCRDGFYLPSASSLSLQEIEYITDVIREACPNL, from the coding sequence TTGTCAAAAGTCCAAATCGAGACCAACTGGATCTCCTCGGCCGGCAGTTTTATTCGGGAATTTGAAGCGAAGTTTGCCGAAGCGGTGGGCACCCGCTACGGTATCGCCTGCGCCAACGGCACGGTGGCCATGCACCTGGCCCTGGCGACCCTGGGCCTGGAGCCGGGCGACGAGGTGATCCTGCCCACCTTCACCATGATCGCCACCATCAACGCCGTCACCTACTGCGGCGCCACCCCCGTGCTGGTGGACAGCGAGCCCGAATATTGGCAGATGGACATCAACCAGGTAGCGGACAAAATCACGCCCCGCACCCGGGCCATCCTCCCGGTCCACATCTACGGCCACCCGGTGGACATGGATCCGCTGATGGCGCTGGCCGAACGCCACGGCATCGCTGTCATCGAAGACGCGGCCGAGGCCCACGGCGCCCGCTACAAGGGCCGGCCCTGTGGCAGCCTGGGCCACGCCGCGGGTTTCAGCTTCTACGGCAACAAGATCATCACCACCGGCGAAGGCGGCATGATCACCACCAACGACCGGGAGCTGGCCCGGCTGGCCTGGAACCTGCGGGACCACGCCTTCAGCACCGAGCGCCACTTCTGGCACAAGTTTGTGGGCTTCAACTACCGGATGACCAACCTCCAGGCCGCGGTGGGCCTGGCCCAGGTGGAACAGCTGGCGACTTTCGTGGAGGCCCGGCGCCGCAACGCCCGGGAATACACCGCCCGCCTGCAGGGGATCCCCGGCATCACCACCCCGCCCGAAGCCCCGTGGGCCACCAACGTCTACTGGATGTACGGCATCCTGGTGGATCGGGAGGCCTATGGCATGGGCCGGGACGAGCTGCGCAAGGTCCTGGCCGACCACGGCATCGAGACCCGGACTTTTTTCATCCCCATGCACTGCCAGCCCATCTACTGGCAGCGGTTCAAAGGCCAGCGCTATCCGGTCGCCGAACGCCTGTGCCGGGACGGTTTCTACCTGCCCTCTGCCTCGTCCCTCAGCCTGCAGGAGATCGAGTACATCACCGATGTGATTCGGGAGGCCTGTCCGAATCTGTGA
- a CDS encoding argininosuccinate synthase has protein sequence MSNKPTVRKCVLAYSGGLDTSIIVPWLRNNYGCEVICFCANLGQADELQGLEEKALASGASKCYVEDLRAEFLTDFVFPTMQAGAIYEREYLLGTSMARPLIAKRLVEIAELEGADAVAHGATGKGNDQVRFELTVMALNPHLRIIAPWREWDIRGRKDALDYAAEYNVPVKATAERIYSQDRNLWHLSNEGGPLEDPWNEPPADMFEWTTAPEDAPDEPEYVEIYFRRGIPERINGVARGPVGLLEELNALGAKHGIGRVDIVENRLVGMKSRGVYETPGGTILYKAHAALEQLCLDRDTLHYKQQVGLRYAELVYNGQWFSPLREALDAFVQSTEKNLTGTVRLKLYKGNVILAGRKSPYSLYREDYVTFDEDDVYNQADAEGFIRLFGLPLKVAAMLKVEGKGVSDYESTDFSDFKRD, from the coding sequence ATGAGCAACAAGCCGACTGTCCGTAAATGTGTCCTGGCCTATTCTGGGGGGCTGGACACCAGCATCATTGTGCCGTGGCTGCGCAACAACTACGGCTGCGAGGTAATCTGCTTCTGTGCCAACCTGGGCCAGGCCGATGAGCTCCAGGGGCTGGAAGAAAAGGCCCTGGCTTCCGGCGCCAGCAAATGCTACGTGGAAGATCTCCGGGCCGAGTTCCTGACCGATTTCGTCTTCCCCACCATGCAGGCCGGTGCCATCTACGAGCGGGAGTACCTGCTGGGCACCTCCATGGCCCGCCCCCTCATCGCCAAACGCCTGGTGGAGATTGCGGAGCTGGAAGGGGCGGACGCGGTAGCCCACGGCGCCACCGGCAAGGGCAATGACCAGGTCCGCTTCGAGCTGACGGTGATGGCCCTCAACCCCCATCTGCGCATCATCGCCCCCTGGCGGGAATGGGACATCCGCGGCCGCAAGGACGCCCTGGATTACGCCGCCGAGTACAACGTCCCGGTCAAGGCCACGGCGGAGCGCATCTACAGCCAGGACCGCAACCTCTGGCACCTGAGCAACGAAGGGGGCCCCCTGGAGGATCCCTGGAACGAGCCGCCGGCCGATATGTTCGAGTGGACCACCGCGCCGGAGGACGCGCCCGACGAGCCCGAATATGTGGAGATCTACTTCCGCCGGGGCATCCCCGAGCGCATCAACGGCGTGGCCCGGGGGCCGGTGGGCCTGCTGGAAGAGCTCAACGCCCTGGGCGCCAAGCACGGCATCGGCCGGGTAGACATCGTGGAAAACCGCCTGGTGGGCATGAAGAGCCGGGGCGTCTACGAAACACCCGGCGGCACCATCCTCTACAAGGCCCACGCCGCGCTGGAGCAGCTCTGCCTGGACCGGGACACCCTGCACTACAAACAGCAGGTGGGCCTGCGCTACGCCGAACTGGTCTACAACGGCCAGTGGTTCAGCCCCCTGCGGGAAGCCCTGGACGCCTTCGTCCAGAGCACGGAGAAGAACCTCACCGGTACCGTGCGGCTGAAGCTCTACAAGGGCAACGTGATCCTGGCCGGCCGCAAGAGCCCCTACAGCCTCTACCGGGAAGATTACGTCACCTTCGACGAGGATGACGTCTACAACCAGGCCGACGCCGAGGGCTTCATCCGCCTCTTTGGCCTGCCCCTGAAAGTAGCGGCCATGCTCAAGGTGGAGGGCAAGGGGGTCAGCGACTACGAGTCGACCGACTTCAGCGATTTCAAACGGGATTGA
- a CDS encoding GNAT family N-acetyltransferase, with amino-acid sequence MTIVELAPEHATAAAHLHLAGQSGTFLTELGPGVLTVFYRALPRSAAGFGFAAWSGQPDQVIGFVSATTNTGQLFLEMATRHLGELLPVTLARCLRHPILLWHSAQTLAYPLLTREPGEKGAAELLSIMVAPAWRGQGIGTRLLEALVGECGRRGLTTLDVMVDAANQGAQRFYRRHHFVERRQISLYGRALCLYRRELPQAHPGGQ; translated from the coding sequence GTGACCATCGTTGAACTGGCGCCGGAACACGCGACTGCTGCAGCCCACCTGCACCTGGCGGGCCAGTCGGGCACCTTCCTGACCGAGTTGGGGCCGGGGGTGCTGACGGTCTTCTACCGGGCGTTGCCCCGCTCTGCCGCGGGCTTCGGCTTCGCCGCCTGGTCAGGTCAACCGGACCAGGTGATCGGGTTCGTCAGCGCCACCACCAACACCGGCCAGCTCTTCCTGGAGATGGCCACCCGCCACCTGGGGGAGCTGCTGCCGGTCACGCTGGCCCGCTGCTTGCGGCATCCCATCTTGCTCTGGCACAGCGCCCAGACCCTGGCTTACCCCCTGTTGACCCGGGAGCCTGGCGAGAAGGGCGCTGCCGAGCTCCTGTCCATCATGGTGGCGCCGGCGTGGCGGGGACAGGGCATCGGTACCCGGCTGCTGGAGGCGCTGGTGGGCGAATGTGGGCGCCGGGGCCTCACCACCCTGGATGTGATGGTGGATGCGGCTAACCAGGGAGCCCAGCGCTTCTACCGGCGGCACCACTTTGTGGAACGGCGCCAGATTTCCCTGTACGGCCGTGCCCTGTGTCTCTACCGACGGGAGCTTCCCCAGGCACACCCCGGTGGACAATAG
- a CDS encoding lysylphosphatidylglycerol synthase transmembrane domain-containing protein: MGQTIIQTIMKPAEPRQASHEAQPASPGSPGWRLSGPRLGLMAGLGVLTVALLLSLGDGQAALQSLAHLDWRLLGLAVLVHYSGFAIRGLRWQRLLGLLGHRLGLGRVLGLLISGWFVSALMPARAGDLFRMVMLRMPSRGQAAVPMADGASSIVLERLLDLVAILLLALGFGLAVLQGKLPPWVTAAYLLAGAVSLGVLVAAAIAPHLFRRLAERWPAHAGSPRLWTRGRAALDFLTQAMEGLDLLRRRPGAALGLVLQSLYIWLCDALLLWLAVRSLGHTLPWGSAAFVALTVDIFAALPITPGGVGQIETAYAALFALLPLPPFNIPAAILVTRAVSYWSFLLFSGLVTFSLGFGQLLLGRSPASEPPVDEPAGQSATTAGPC; this comes from the coding sequence TTGGGCCAGACCATCATCCAGACCATCATGAAACCAGCGGAACCACGCCAGGCCAGTCATGAAGCTCAACCTGCCAGTCCCGGTTCGCCGGGCTGGCGGTTGAGCGGCCCGCGCCTGGGTCTCATGGCGGGTTTGGGTGTGCTCACCGTGGCCCTGCTGCTGAGCCTGGGCGATGGACAGGCGGCGCTTCAAAGCCTGGCCCACCTGGATTGGCGTCTCCTGGGCCTGGCCGTGCTCGTCCACTACAGCGGTTTTGCCATCCGTGGGCTGCGCTGGCAACGGCTGTTGGGGCTGTTGGGTCACCGCCTGGGGCTGGGCCGGGTGTTGGGCCTGCTCATCAGCGGCTGGTTTGTCAGCGCGCTCATGCCGGCCCGGGCCGGGGATCTCTTCCGCATGGTCATGCTGCGCATGCCTTCCCGGGGACAGGCGGCCGTGCCCATGGCCGACGGCGCCAGTTCCATCGTCCTGGAGCGGCTGCTGGATCTGGTGGCCATTCTGCTTCTGGCCCTGGGCTTTGGCCTGGCCGTCCTGCAGGGGAAACTCCCGCCCTGGGTCACGGCAGCCTACCTGCTGGCCGGAGCTGTCAGCCTGGGCGTGCTGGTGGCAGCGGCCATCGCGCCGCACCTTTTCCGCCGGCTGGCGGAACGGTGGCCAGCACACGCGGGCAGCCCCCGCTTGTGGACGCGCGGGCGGGCCGCCCTGGATTTCCTGACCCAGGCCATGGAGGGCCTGGACCTGTTGCGCCGCCGTCCTGGGGCGGCGCTCGGCCTGGTGCTCCAGAGCCTGTACATCTGGCTGTGCGACGCCCTGCTGTTGTGGCTGGCGGTGCGCAGCCTGGGGCACACCCTCCCCTGGGGGAGCGCGGCCTTCGTGGCCCTGACCGTGGACATCTTCGCGGCCCTGCCCATCACCCCCGGCGGCGTGGGGCAGATCGAGACCGCCTACGCGGCCCTGTTTGCCCTCCTGCCACTGCCGCCGTTCAACATCCCGGCGGCCATCCTGGTCACCCGGGCTGTCAGCTACTGGAGCTTCCTGCTCTTCAGCGGTCTGGTGACCTTCAGCCTGGGCTTCGGCCAGCTGCTTTTGGGGCGCTCGCCAGCGTCTGAGCCGCCTGTCGATGAACCGGCCGGACAATCCGCCACGACTGCAGGTCCCTGCTGA
- a CDS encoding ArnT family glycosyltransferase, whose product MFESPDQPIAMERIYTDAERIARREIGARDRHIAFFVFGFLLACYLFTYTGIIQSSDGLAMFATAESFVRGGRWDSNQLLWMGNQQGNLGPDGNLYSRKGLGMTLLAIPLLWLAKFWPNVGLVQAALLLNPLLTAWTGALLFRTGRRLGWNRNASVMVALIFGLATLAWPYTQTFFSDPVCAFGLYGAFYGLLSFDQTGRKQYLFSSGLAWGLAYLARVVNLVTLPIFLIGLIFVLLRQSPGLASGRDRLRGLLVEHWRPLVSFLVPVVLAGLISLWWNWVRYGSIWESGYVESERFSAVWWFGIYGLLFGPARGLLWYSPALLLGLVGGRWFWQRARPALAISLALTVTYVLLYGKWYMWHGGYSWGPRFLVPLMPFLALLTGPAWMELVQQRRWGMAGRVGALLLVAISIGVQWLGMLVPFGLVQDWLAAQVEPLFAPVTFTQWRYSPLVLQWRFLQPEHIHLAWWRMGMGPQAVHWLNLLLPGAVVALGVVLLTRHLRAAVPPWQGRATPEGLYGAALGGLALAILIYNYSALGDPQMQEAARRIEQQERPGDAILMLLPEKTQHFANAYHGDLPTFGFLPRGSLEPAEEAWLARLQASYARLWVLPDATLPEQSGWERPLRINTFLLMEKRLTEQDGQRLALYAMPQAYDLQEAGLGTIFGDPAQQGEEIDEENGWIRLKGYALTTAVEPGGELLLMLRWESLRPVDYNYQVFIHLLNQADEKVAQRDGQPVQWMRPTSTWQPGEEIPDRYGMLLPEDIPPGSYTIAVGLYDPVSGQRLPVSAGPQDYAIELGPIQVAPHASR is encoded by the coding sequence GTGTTCGAGAGCCCTGATCAACCCATCGCCATGGAACGCATCTACACCGACGCCGAACGGATCGCCCGCCGGGAGATCGGCGCCCGGGATCGGCATATCGCCTTTTTCGTGTTCGGCTTCCTGCTGGCCTGTTACCTCTTTACCTACACAGGTATCATCCAGAGCAGCGACGGCCTGGCCATGTTTGCCACGGCCGAAAGCTTCGTACGTGGGGGGCGCTGGGACAGCAACCAGCTTCTATGGATGGGCAACCAGCAGGGCAATTTAGGACCAGATGGAAATCTGTACAGCCGCAAAGGCCTGGGGATGACCCTGTTGGCCATCCCCCTCCTCTGGCTGGCCAAATTTTGGCCCAACGTGGGCCTGGTCCAGGCGGCGCTGCTGCTCAACCCCCTGTTGACCGCCTGGACAGGTGCCCTGCTCTTCCGCACGGGCCGGCGGCTGGGCTGGAATCGGAATGCCTCGGTCATGGTGGCCCTGATCTTCGGGCTGGCCACCCTGGCCTGGCCATACACCCAGACATTTTTCAGCGACCCGGTCTGTGCCTTTGGTCTGTACGGCGCTTTTTATGGCCTCCTCAGCTTCGATCAGACAGGGCGGAAACAGTATCTGTTCAGCAGCGGCCTGGCCTGGGGATTGGCCTACCTGGCCCGGGTGGTCAACCTGGTCACCCTGCCCATCTTTTTGATCGGCCTGATTTTCGTGCTGCTGCGGCAGTCGCCGGGCCTGGCCAGCGGCCGGGATCGGCTGCGTGGACTGTTGGTGGAACATTGGCGGCCGCTGGTCAGTTTTCTGGTCCCGGTGGTGCTGGCCGGGCTGATCTCCCTCTGGTGGAACTGGGTGCGCTACGGCAGCATCTGGGAGAGCGGCTACGTGGAAAGCGAACGCTTCAGCGCAGTCTGGTGGTTCGGCATCTATGGGTTGCTCTTTGGGCCGGCCCGGGGACTGCTCTGGTACAGCCCGGCGCTGCTGCTGGGCCTGGTGGGGGGGCGCTGGTTCTGGCAGCGGGCCAGGCCAGCCCTGGCCATCAGCCTGGCCCTGACCGTTACCTATGTGCTCCTGTACGGCAAGTGGTACATGTGGCACGGCGGCTACAGCTGGGGTCCCCGCTTTCTGGTCCCGCTGATGCCCTTTCTGGCCCTGTTGACCGGTCCAGCCTGGATGGAGCTGGTCCAGCAAAGGCGCTGGGGAATGGCCGGCCGCGTGGGCGCCTTGCTGCTGGTGGCCATCTCCATCGGCGTCCAGTGGCTGGGGATGCTGGTGCCCTTTGGGCTGGTCCAGGATTGGCTGGCCGCCCAGGTGGAGCCCCTCTTCGCGCCGGTGACCTTCACCCAGTGGCGCTATTCGCCCCTGGTGCTCCAGTGGCGTTTTCTACAGCCCGAGCATATTCACCTGGCCTGGTGGCGCATGGGCATGGGGCCCCAGGCTGTTCACTGGCTGAACCTGCTCCTGCCTGGCGCGGTGGTGGCCCTGGGCGTGGTACTCCTGACCCGGCACCTGCGGGCGGCGGTGCCCCCCTGGCAGGGTAGAGCCACGCCGGAAGGTCTCTACGGCGCGGCCCTGGGCGGCCTGGCTCTGGCCATCCTCATTTACAACTACTCGGCCCTGGGCGATCCTCAAATGCAGGAGGCTGCCAGGCGCATTGAGCAACAGGAACGGCCTGGGGATGCCATCCTCATGCTGTTACCGGAAAAGACCCAGCACTTCGCCAATGCCTACCATGGCGATCTGCCCACCTTCGGCTTCCTGCCCCGAGGCAGCCTGGAACCGGCCGAGGAGGCCTGGCTGGCCCGGCTTCAGGCCTCGTACGCCCGCCTGTGGGTGCTGCCGGATGCCACCCTGCCGGAGCAGTCGGGCTGGGAACGCCCCCTGCGCATCAACACCTTCCTGCTCATGGAAAAGCGGCTGACCGAGCAGGACGGCCAGCGGCTGGCCCTCTACGCCATGCCCCAGGCCTATGACCTCCAGGAGGCGGGCCTGGGCACGATCTTCGGCGATCCGGCGCAACAGGGCGAGGAGATCGACGAGGAGAACGGCTGGATCCGGCTGAAGGGCTATGCCCTGACCACGGCTGTGGAGCCTGGCGGCGAGCTGCTGCTGATGCTGCGGTGGGAGAGCCTCCGCCCTGTGGACTACAACTACCAGGTCTTCATCCACCTGCTCAACCAGGCGGACGAAAAGGTCGCCCAACGGGACGGCCAGCCGGTGCAGTGGATGCGGCCCACCAGCACCTGGCAGCCCGGCGAGGAGATCCCGGATCGCTACGGCATGCTGTTGCCGGAAGATATCCCGCCGGGCAGCTACACCATTGCCGTGGGCCTCTACGACCCGGTCTCCGGCCAGCGGTTGCCCGTCAGCGCGGGGCCACAGGACTACGCCATCGAGCTGGGGCCCATCCAGGTGGCCCCCCACGCCTCCCGGTGA
- the rsmD gene encoding 16S rRNA (guanine(966)-N(2))-methyltransferase RsmD, with translation MRVIAGSAKGHKLQMVPGDTTRPITDRAKEALFSILGDWLIDARVLDLFAGTGAVGIEALSRGSAFAHFIDRSRKAIRTITANLEHCRLADRARVEQGDSFRFLQEYQGEPFDLIYIAPPQYQGLWRKALEMVDSRPELLAPFGAVIVQIHPREETPVQLTHLEEYDRRRYGSVLLLFYAAAEDLAAEDEGEEM, from the coding sequence ATGCGCGTCATTGCCGGTAGTGCCAAAGGTCACAAACTCCAGATGGTGCCGGGCGACACCACCCGGCCCATCACCGACCGGGCCAAGGAAGCCCTCTTCAGCATCCTGGGAGACTGGCTGATCGATGCCCGGGTATTGGACCTGTTCGCCGGCACCGGTGCCGTGGGCATCGAAGCCCTAAGCCGGGGCAGCGCCTTTGCCCACTTCATCGACCGCAGCCGCAAGGCCATCCGCACCATCACCGCCAACCTGGAGCATTGCCGCCTGGCCGATCGGGCCCGGGTGGAGCAGGGAGACAGCTTCCGCTTCCTGCAGGAATACCAGGGCGAGCCCTTCGACCTCATCTACATCGCGCCGCCCCAGTACCAGGGGCTCTGGCGCAAGGCGCTGGAAATGGTGGACAGCCGGCCCGAGCTGCTGGCCCCCTTCGGCGCAGTCATCGTCCAGATCCACCCCCGCGAGGAGACGCCGGTCCAGCTGACCCACCTGGAGGAGTACGACCGGCGTCGCTACGGCTCGGTCTTGCTCCTCTTCTACGCCGCGGCCGAGGATCTGGCCGCAGAGGACGAAGGGGAAGAGATGTGA
- a CDS encoding SdrD B-like domain-containing protein encodes MTKSVERMEEPPELEYSAVRNDSLAMFGAAIGGALLGMLLTLLVLAILNGGTLSFTGGERLAVFEASLARVDENVGAVSYNVDVVAQQAREIQSQLGQVEAALSQRLDEQDAQIGELGEAIAILDRTRNQFDVFVAALSDALSTMKSLEAEAAAPAEAAPAPAESAPAEAAPAEAVALPTPEVATSADVPAHAVAVVLFQDANGNGTLDEGEAPVTGVQVTLVDAAGETVAQEATGEEGVLFSELAAGTYQVTVEAPADLTLAVQPAAEVTVEADATEGHVVYVPVEAAAGE; translated from the coding sequence ATGACCAAATCAGTGGAACGAATGGAAGAACCGCCGGAGTTGGAGTACAGTGCTGTTCGCAACGACTCCCTGGCCATGTTTGGGGCCGCCATCGGCGGGGCGCTGCTGGGCATGCTCTTGACCCTCTTGGTGCTGGCCATTCTCAACGGCGGTACCCTGAGCTTCACGGGCGGTGAACGCCTGGCGGTCTTCGAGGCCAGCCTGGCCCGGGTTGACGAAAACGTGGGCGCTGTCAGTTACAACGTGGACGTGGTGGCCCAGCAGGCCCGGGAGATCCAGAGCCAGCTTGGCCAGGTGGAGGCTGCCCTCAGCCAGCGGCTGGATGAGCAGGATGCCCAGATCGGCGAGTTGGGTGAGGCCATCGCCATCCTGGATCGCACCCGCAATCAGTTCGACGTCTTTGTGGCAGCCCTCTCGGATGCCCTCAGCACCATGAAGTCCCTGGAGGCTGAGGCGGCCGCACCGGCGGAGGCAGCGCCCGCGCCGGCGGAGAGCGCCCCGGCTGAAGCCGCCCCGGCCGAGGCTGTCGCCCTGCCCACCCCAGAGGTGGCCACCAGTGCGGATGTGCCCGCCCATGCCGTGGCGGTGGTGCTCTTCCAGGATGCCAACGGCAACGGCACGCTGGACGAGGGCGAAGCGCCTGTGACCGGTGTGCAGGTGACCCTGGTGGACGCGGCCGGTGAGACGGTGGCCCAAGAGGCGACCGGCGAGGAAGGCGTGCTCTTCAGCGAGCTGGCAGCGGGCACCTACCAGGTGACCGTGGAGGCCCCGGCCGATCTGACCCTGGCCGTTCAGCCCGCGGCCGAGGTGACCGTGGAGGCGGATGCCACGGAAGGTCACGTGGTCTACGTCCCGGTGGAGGCAGCGGCTGGCGAGTAA
- a CDS encoding class I SAM-dependent methyltransferase, with amino-acid sequence MVTEIDTEAINLDTVDFLLSAEGQAMAAEWSRADLSTANTLPLLQTLRRQVAPAQAGALLSLLRLRQRGAEKFPHAEHMYFTPEALEQATAWDVAWHRAAWFARHLPPGPVLDLGCGIGGDTLALAHHRPVIAYERDEVRLRLAQANLQAWGLADRVEFRHADWTQELRAGRLPAAAGAFADPARRTNGRRIFSLHHMEPPLAILLALQEQVPALGAKVMPGVADEELPAHCGVEFISHQGTCKEAVLWFGPLALAGRWASVHVHGCWHRVIASGEAPPLGPLEAGMYLHEPDPALIRAGAFAELCQQLEAHLFDPQIAYLVAPALKWSPLVQSFRILEVAPFHLKRLNRRLHELGMARVELKKRGAPFVPEAFRPRLKLPRQGRDGVVIFTRRGDERLMLIAERVQPPASSAAAPTDSPAGA; translated from the coding sequence ATGGTCACAGAAATCGATACCGAGGCCATCAACCTGGATACGGTGGATTTTCTCCTCTCGGCGGAAGGCCAGGCGATGGCGGCCGAGTGGAGCCGGGCCGACCTGTCCACGGCCAATACCCTGCCCCTGCTGCAGACCTTGCGCCGACAGGTGGCTCCTGCCCAGGCAGGCGCCCTTCTCTCCCTGCTCCGGCTCCGGCAGCGGGGCGCCGAGAAGTTTCCCCACGCCGAACACATGTACTTCACGCCCGAAGCGCTGGAACAAGCCACCGCCTGGGATGTGGCCTGGCATCGGGCCGCCTGGTTCGCCCGCCACCTGCCGCCCGGCCCTGTGCTGGACCTGGGCTGCGGTATCGGCGGGGATACCCTGGCCCTGGCACACCATCGGCCGGTCATCGCCTACGAGCGGGATGAAGTGCGGCTGCGGCTGGCCCAGGCCAATCTCCAGGCGTGGGGACTGGCCGACCGGGTTGAATTCCGCCATGCCGACTGGACCCAGGAGCTGCGGGCGGGCCGGTTGCCCGCAGCTGCCGGCGCATTTGCCGATCCGGCCCGCCGGACCAACGGCCGGCGCATCTTCAGCCTCCACCACATGGAGCCGCCCCTGGCCATCCTGCTGGCCCTGCAGGAGCAGGTGCCGGCTCTGGGGGCGAAGGTCATGCCGGGGGTGGCCGATGAGGAGCTGCCGGCCCATTGTGGCGTCGAATTCATCAGCCATCAGGGGACCTGCAAGGAAGCGGTCCTCTGGTTCGGCCCCCTGGCCCTGGCTGGCCGCTGGGCCAGCGTCCATGTACACGGTTGCTGGCATCGAGTGATCGCCAGTGGCGAAGCGCCGCCCTTGGGCCCCTTGGAGGCGGGCATGTACCTGCACGAGCCAGATCCAGCCCTGATCCGTGCGGGTGCCTTTGCCGAGCTCTGCCAACAGTTGGAAGCGCACCTGTTTGATCCCCAAATTGCCTATCTGGTGGCACCTGCGCTAAAGTGGAGTCCACTGGTTCAATCGTTCCGAATTCTGGAGGTGGCCCCCTTTCACCTGAAGCGCCTCAACCGCCGACTCCACGAACTGGGCATGGCCCGGGTGGAGCTAAAAAAACGGGGGGCGCCCTTTGTGCCAGAAGCATTTCGACCGCGGCTGAAACTGCCCCGGCAGGGCCGCGATGGAGTGGTCATCTTCACCCGCCGCGGCGACGAACGGCTGATGCTGATTGCCGAACGAGTTCAGCCGCCGGCCTCATCGGCAGCCGCCCCGACAGATTCACCGGCCGGGGCATGA
- a CDS encoding CinA family protein, producing MVEADIVALARRVGEQLRIHGLMCATAESCTGGLVGHLITEIPGSSDYFAGGAIVYSYDAKERVLGVSHETLMAEGAVSASVAQQMAQGARRLYGVDVAVAITGIAGPGGGTPDKPTGTVHIHLSTADGVERGARHVWQADRHGNKLLSAHAALAMILAYLEERARP from the coding sequence ATGGTCGAAGCTGACATAGTGGCCCTGGCCCGCCGGGTTGGGGAGCAGTTGCGGATCCATGGCCTCATGTGTGCCACGGCTGAAAGCTGTACCGGCGGCCTGGTGGGCCACCTCATCACGGAGATCCCCGGCAGCTCTGACTACTTTGCCGGCGGCGCCATCGTCTACAGCTACGATGCCAAGGAGCGGGTCCTGGGCGTCAGCCACGAGACCCTGATGGCTGAGGGCGCCGTGAGTGCCAGCGTGGCCCAGCAGATGGCCCAGGGAGCCCGGCGCCTGTACGGCGTGGATGTGGCCGTGGCCATCACCGGCATCGCCGGCCCTGGGGGCGGCACGCCGGACAAGCCCACCGGCACGGTACACATTCACCTGAGCACGGCCGATGGGGTGGAGCGAGGTGCGCGTCACGTCTGGCAGGCGGATCGCCATGGCAACAAGCTCCTCAGCGCCCACGCCGCGCTGGCCATGATCCTGGCCTATCTGGAAGAACGGGCCCGGCCGTGA
- a CDS encoding DUF6504 family protein, with protein sequence MTREVLVDEPVDVLVRLLPGGKISPTSFLWRGKTRYVSTVGRQWEERVAGKSLRCFLLQTVDDNTYELRWDPAGDRWTIHRAWLRDAVV encoded by the coding sequence ATGACCCGGGAAGTACTGGTGGATGAGCCGGTAGATGTGCTGGTCCGGCTTTTGCCCGGCGGCAAGATCAGCCCCACCTCTTTCCTCTGGCGGGGCAAGACCCGCTACGTGAGCACCGTAGGCCGGCAGTGGGAAGAGCGGGTGGCGGGGAAATCCCTGCGCTGCTTCCTGCTGCAGACGGTGGACGACAACACCTACGAACTGCGCTGGGACCCGGCCGGAGACCGCTGGACCATCCACCGGGCCTGGCTGCGGGATGCGGTCGTGTGA